The following coding sequences lie in one Apium graveolens cultivar Ventura chromosome 3, ASM990537v1, whole genome shotgun sequence genomic window:
- the LOC141714140 gene encoding uncharacterized protein LOC141714140, translating into MRQPPPTPHHKVINFIAGGSEVCGSTYSQDKRAARETDIRVSQVGVNSNTFPSLVFDESDKRSIREPQQDGLVISLPVGNCLIKRILVDNGSAANIMMLSTLKQMGLAESDMIKKSTTLVGFSGETKQMLGEIT; encoded by the coding sequence ATGAGGCAACCACCACCAACGCCACATCACAAAGTAATTAACTTCATTGCAGGTGGTTCTGAAGTGTGTGGATCCACATATTCACAAGATAAAAGGGCAGCCAGAGAGACAGACATAAGGGTTTCTCAAGTGGGAGTTAATAGTAACACTTTTCCATCATTAGTGTTCGATGAGTCAGATAAGAGAAGTATCCGAGAACCACAACAAGATGGACTTGTCATCTCACTCCCCGTGGGGAATTGCCTGATCAAGAGAATTCTAGTTGATAACGGGAGTGCCGCCAACATTATGATGCTAAGCACATTAAAGCAAATGGGTTTGGCGGAGAGTGACATGATTAAAAAATCAACTAcattggtgggattcagtggaGAAACTAAACAAATGTTGGGAGAAATTACGTAG